Part of the Caulifigura coniformis genome, CCGGTCTCCGACCGCGAAGAACCCCCTCTGGATCAGGAACAGCGCGATCGCCGCCCACGCGACCGAGCCGTAGATCGCCATGATGCGGGCCGTCAGCAATCCGTCGTCGGCCGTAAACCGCCCGTGCTGAAAGAGGACGGTCGTGACAGGGCTGGCGAGGACAACCAGCCCTCCGCTGGCGGGAAGAGCGACGCTGAGCGCCACAGCAAGCCCGTGCGTGAGATCGTCCTTCAATTTCGAGAAGTCGCGGCTCGCCGCATGGGCGGCCAATGTCGGATAGAGGACCGTCCCGACCGCGACGCCGATGAGCCCCAGTGGGAACTGGTACAGTCGCTGGGCGAAGTAGAGAGCCGCGGCCGTTCCGGGTTCGACCAGCTGCTGCCCGCCCGTCCATCGGGCCGCTGCGGGTGACGCGAAGGCCCAGGCCAGGAGCGAGTCGAGGACTGTGTTGAACTGCGAGATCGATGCGGCGACGATCGTCGGAAGCATGGCCCGGAAGACGCTCCGCGACTGGGCACGCGCATCATCATCCGCAGCCAACATGCCCCAACCGCTCCGCCGGAGTACGGCCGCCGGCAGCAGGAGTTGCAGCAGTCCCCCGACCAGGAGCGACGCGGCAATCCACCGGATTCGCCGCTCGGGATCGACGACGAGCATCGCCGTAGCGGCCACCGCCGCGAGCCACCACAGGTTCAGCAACACGGGAACCAGCGCGGGCCAGATGAATCGCCGCTGAGCCTGAAGCATCGCTCCGGCCAGTGCTGCGAGACAGATCAGCAGCAGGTAAGGCGTCATCAAGGCCAGCAATTCGATCAGCCGAATCTGGTATTCCGAATCCGCCGCCCGGTGGAGCGCTGCCAGGACGAATTCCGCCGCAATGACGAGGCCGGTCAGCAGCAGGGCCAGGCGCGAGGCGACAGCCGTCGCCAGCCGCCGCGCGGCATCAGGCCCGGACTTCGATTCGGTCGCCACAAACTCCGGCAGGAAGGCCGTCGTCAGGGCTCCTTCACCAAACAGGCTGCGGGCCAGATTCGGAATTCGAAAAGCGAGCGTGAACGCATCCAGAATCTCCCCCAGGCCGAAGACGCCTGCCATGGCGGAGTCGCGCGCGAATCCGAGGATTCGGCTGGCGAGTGTCAGCAGGCTGACAGTCCGGAACCCGGCCAGCGACGTTCGGCGTTGAGGAGGCGCATCCATGCCGGTCCAGTGGTCGTCGTTCTGCGCCTCGAGCAGGGGAAGGCCCGCGGGCGGAGCCGACGGGATCCATTTCAGGAGTCGTCCTGAATCGGGATTCGCACGCACGGGCGTGCTATCGTGCCGCAGATGGTTGCGGGATTGTTCCCGGCGTGGAAGGTTGAACGGAGACGCAGATGAGCGAAGTTCTGGTTTTTACTCCGCGGGCCGAAGAGACGACGCTGCCGAACCCGTGGCTGCGGCTGCCGGCGGGTCTGGCGGCGATTACTGCGGATCCGATCGACTGGGGGCGAGTTCACTCGGCCGGAGAGAGCGATTCGCGAGACCTGTGGGAGAACGTCGCCACGGCGGCCCGTTTGGGGAATCTGCAACTGACTGCGGCGGAGCCGTTGTCGACTCCGCCGACATTGCCATCGCTGGCTCCGTCAGACCGGCCTGGCCCGGCCTGGCTGCGGGCGGCGGTTGATGAATGCGGCACACTGACTGGCGGGCCGGTTCAGTCGAAGATTGACCTCATCGCCCTGCAGGCGGGACTTCTCCAGATGACGGGCGACCTGACCGCCAGTCATGAGCATTCCCAGTCCATTGAAGGTCGTGGAAAGCAGCGTGCCGGCGACTATTGGCACGCGATCAACCACCGTCGCGAGCCCGACGACGGCAACGCGAAGTACTGGTTCCGCCAGGTCGGCAACCATCCGTTGCTCACCGAACTCGGCCAGATCGTCCCGGCGCTTGCGGATGGTTTCTCCCCGGCGGTTCGCGAGCAGGGATTGTCGCTGGTGGAACGTGGCCGGCTCGAGCCATTCCGTTTCGTTGATCTCGCGAGCCAGGCCCGCCGGCGCAGGGATGAGGAACTCACGGCGTTCGCCGAACGCCTGCAATGGGTCGAAATGGTCTTGTTGCTCGAATCGACCCGTAGAGACGCCTTCGGGTGAATCGAAAAGGGCGGGCGGATTCCAGTCGCATCGCGCGGCCCGCCTGCTCGCATTGGGTTTTCCGATTCTCTTAGAATCCGCGATCTGCGGGCGCATCGCCGCCGGCGGCCCTGTTCTCGAACTTGTTCTTCGCGCTTGCTGAGAAGTGATTCCATGACCGACCTGTCCCGCCGGCTGTTTGATGAGCTTGAATCGCTGGTCCTCATCGACCCGCATACGCACATCAATCCGCATGCTCCCGCGTCGAAGACTCTCGCGGACATCATGGGCTATCACTACTACACCGAACTGGCCCACTCGGCCGGGATGCCGAAGGCCTACATCGAAGACAAGGGGATCACGCCGAAGGAGAAGGTCGGCCGGCTGGTCGAGAAGCTGGGCGATCTCTCGAACACGATCCAGGTCAGCTGGCTGATGGAGATCTGCCGCGAGTTTTTCGGGTTTCAGGACGACGCGATCACGACGAAGAACTGGGAAAAGCTTTACGACGGCGCCCTCGCCAAGATGCAGCTGGCCGACTGGGAACAGCAGGTCCTGACGCACAGCAAGCTCGAGGCTGTGTTCCTGACCAACGACTTCGACGATCCTCTCGAAGGCTTCGATACGAAGAAGTACATCCCCTGCCTGCGGACGGATGACCTGGTCTTCCATTTCGCGAAGCCCGAGACACGAGCCCGCCTGGCGAAGGCGACCGGCATCGAGGCGACATCGGCCGAATTGCTGCGGAGCGCCATCGGCAAGCTGTTCGCCCACTTCACGAAACAGGGGGCCCGTGCCTGCGCGATCTCGATTCCTCCGGGCTTTGTCCCGATGAAGGTCAGCAGCGCGGACGCCCAGACTGTCGTCGAGCGCGCGGCTTCCGGGGGAGTGTTGACGCTCGATCAGTCGGCCACGCTCAGCCAGTTCGTGTTCTGGACGCTGGCCGAGTTCTGCTCTGAGCATTCCCTTCCTTTCGACCTGATGATCGGCGTCAACCGCCGGGTTTATGAAGACGGCGTGTTTCAGGGGCAGGACCTGTTCGACATGCGGGTCTCGCTGATTCAGTACAAAGAACTGTTCAACGCATTTCCGAAGGTCACGTTCCCGATCTCGGTGCTGGGGAACACGAGCAACAACGAACTTGTCAGCTACGCCTGGATCTTCCCGAATGTGGTGACGAACGGACACTGGTGGTATTCGAATATCCCGACCTATATCGAAGTCGACACCAGGAGCCGCCTGGAGGCCGTCCCGCGGTCCAAGCAGGTCGGCTACTACAGCGACATGTACAAGCTGGAGTTTGCTCTGCCGAAGTTCCGCATGTATCGCCGGGTGCTGGCGAAGGTTCTGGCCGAAGACTTCGTGATCGGGCGTGGATGGTCTGAGACGAAGGCGATCGAACTGGGAAAACAGGTCCTCCGCGGCAACGTCGAGACGATTTTCAAAGTGTGACGAAGTCAGCGATTTTCCGTCCCGCCATGATGAATTCGAGATCATGTCGGGCGAGGAACCGATTGCCGGCCGGGTGGCGTTGCGCAAAACTTGCGTTTTGCTGCTCCCTGTGGCGTCCCGATCGTACGCGCCCCCGGACCGGTGGAGAGATCACGGACGGATGAGCGGATTTCTCTGGTTTACTGCCGGGATGCTGACGTTAGTTGGCGGAGCGGAGCTGGTTGTCCGTGGCGCCTCGCATGTCGCCACCCGTCTCGGCGTCTCTCCCATGGTGATCGGACTGACGATTGTCTCCATTGGGACGAGCGCGCCGGAACTGGCGATCGGAATTACGGCCGCGCGCCATGGGAACGGGGCACTCGCCGTCGGCAACATTGCCGGAACGAACGTTTTCAACCTGTTGTTCATCCTCAGTCTGAGCGCCGTGATCCGGCCGCTGTCGCTGCGCGTGCAGCTGTTCCGGCTTGAACTCCCGATGATCGTCCTGTCTGCCGGGCTGATGCTGGGCCTCGGTCTCGATGGAAACCTGTCGCGTGCGGACGGGTTCGTGATGCTGATGGGCGGCATCACGTACATGATTGGCCTGTACTATTTCACCAGGGTGGCGGCGAGCGCGACGACGAAGAAGGAATACCGGGAGGAGTACGGGCCGCAGGCGGTGAAATGGTCGCGGAAAGCCCTGTCGTTCAATGTGGCAATGCTTCTGGGAGGCATCACGCTTTCGGTGATCGGCGCCAACTGGCTGGTAGATGGCGCCACGGCTCTGGCAAGGGCCTTCGGCGTCTCAGAAGCCATTATCGGGCTGACGATCGTGGCACTGGGAACGTCCGCCCCGGAACTGGTCACCACGCTCATCTCGACATTGCGGAATGATCGCGACGTGGCGATCGGCAACCTCCTCGGCAGCAGCATTTTTAACATCATGGTGATCCTGGCACTGACCTGTCTGCTCGTTCCCGGCGGACTTCCCGTCGAACGGGACCTGATGCTCTTTGACGTCCCGCTGATGGCCCTGGTTGCTTTCGGGGCTGTGCCGATCTTCCTGACCGGACACCGCGTCTCACGGCTCGAAGGGGGAACCGGAGTGACGTTGTTTATCACCTATATGGTGTGGCTGACCTGTTTTCGCGCCTGAACGGCAGACCGAGAAATGTCCAAGCTTCCTGAAATTACGACCGAGAGACTGCTGCTGCGTCCGTGGCGGCGAGCAGATCGTCCACACTTCGCCGCAGTCAACGCCGATCTTCGTGTGGTGGAATGCCTGCCGGGCGTGCTGACCCGTGAAGAGAGCGACGCCTTTGTCGACCGGATCGAAGCCCATTTTGAGAAGAATGGTTTTGGGCTGTGGTGCGTCGAGGCGCCGGGGGTCGCCGAGTGCCTGGGGTTCATCGGACTCTCAATCCCGCAGTTCGAGACGCACTTCACGCCCTGCGTCGAAATCGGGTGGCGTCTGGGATCGCAATACTGGGGACAGGGTTATGCGCCGGAAGGGGCCCGTGCGGCGATGGAATTCGGCTTCCGCACGCTTGGTCTCCACGAAATCGTGTCGTTCACGGTGCCGCACAACACGCGGTCGCGGCGGGTGATGGAAAAAATCGGGATGACCCGGGACGAGGCAGGGGACTTCGAGCATCCCCGGCTGGCGCCCGGACATCCGCTCCGAAGCCATGTGCTCTATCGCTGTCGCAACCCGGACGGGAAAGCGGTCTAATGGACATCTGTTTCAGATGCTGAAGAATCCGCCGTGTCCTTCAGAGCTGTTCCAATTGGCCGCCAGCGTGCGTCAGTACCTTGACGGCAAGCTGCCGCCTAATGGTTGAAAAGGAACTCCTTCGTGTTCAGGAGCGCCCAGACGATGTCTTCCCACGCCGTCTGAGGCGCCTCGCGGTGTTTCTCGAGATGAGCCAGGGCGATGCCGACTTCCTCGGGGTCCGGCTCACGGGCGTAGACCCAGCGATATAGCTCCCGGACCTTGTCCTCCACGGGACGAGAGTCGTCCTTCGCCAGGATCGCGGCGCGGCCGTTCGGCGAAGACACCTTCTCGTGCACTTCCGTGCTGTTCAAAAGGTGCAGGCTCTGGGCCAGATTGGCTGCCTGAGACCGTTCGCACTCGCAGGCGGTCTCGCCCATCGGCTGGCCGAAGACCTTGAGGAAGTAGGTCGCCGCAGACAGGTCGGGCAATTCAAGCGCGCGTGTCCCGGCGGGAAGTCCGTTGAACGCCTGCGTGGTGTTGGTCACCTGATGCAGTCCGTCGTACAGAACCTCGGCCGAGAGTCGCTTGGGGTAGTACCGGGAAAAGTTCTGTTTGTCCTTCACGTTGAATTCATTGGGGAACGACGACAGCTGGTAGGTGTTCGACTGGCAGATCGTGCGGACCAGCTGCTTGAGATCGAAACCGCTTTCCACGAACGACCGGCTGAGCGCCTCGAGCAGTTCGGGGTTGGACGGCGGGTTGGTTTCCCGCATGTCGTCTTCCGGTTCAACGATGCCGCGGTCGAAAAAGTGCTTCCAGTAGCGGTTGACCAGCGAGCGGGCGAAGAACGGGTTGTGCGGCGACGTCAGCCAGTCGGCCAGACGCAGCCGCGGGTCGCTGTCTTCGCTGATCGTGTATTCGCGATCTCCCAACGGCGTCGGCTTGATCGCCCGGCCGCTGCGCGGATTGGCGGCGGTCGCCAGCCCCGCGTTGTGGAAGACCCGCTTGTCGCGCGGCGCGACGCTGGCGTTTCCGGACAGGTTCTTCCTGCCGACACGGCTGAAGAAGGCAGCCAGGCCGTAGTAGTCGTCCTGGCTCCAGCGTTCGAAGGGGTGATGGTGGCACTTGGCGCACTGAATCCGGATGCCGAGAAACAGCTGCGCGACGTCTTCGACTTCCTGCGTGGCCTCAGGCACTTCCCGGTACCACACCACGGGTGGAGATGTTTCGATATCGCCGGACGCGGTCAGGATCTCGCGTGAGAACTGATCGAACGGCTTGTTGTCATTGAGGCTGTTCCAGATCCAGTCGTAAAACGCGAGCGTGCCGGCGGCGTCGGGATCCACCTTCTTACGGTTGCGCAGAATGGCGTTCCACTTGTTGGCGAACGAATCGGCGTAGCCGGGGCTGTCCAGCAGCCGGTCGATGAGTTTGTCCCGTTTGGCGGGATCCTGGTCGTTGAGAAAGGCGAGCACCTGCTCGTCGGTCGGCAGGGCGCCCGTGATGTCGATCGATGCCCGCCGGAGGAAAGTCGCGTCGTCGCAGACCGGCGAAGCCGGGACCCCCAGCGAATTCAGTTTTCTGGCCACCGCCTCATCAATGAAGTTGCGGATCGGGAGCTGCTGCGCGGGGGCCGAACCGAGTGGAATCGTGGCCCGGAAAGTGGCGACCTGTCCCTGGTAGCGGGCCATGATCGCGACCTCGCCCGCCAGGTCGTTCGTCGCGACGAGCCCCGTCGAGTTCACGGTCGCGAGTTCCGCAACGTTCGGTTCGAAGAGCGCCATCCGCGTGACGTCCTCCGTGCGGCCGTCGCTGTACGAGGCGAGGACGGCCACCTGCTGCGCCGAGTTGCGATGCATCACCCGTTCGGAGGGATAGCAGCGAATCCTGGTGACGACCGGCGCATCGTCGCGGCTGGGAGGAAGTCCCTGGGAGATCCAGCGCGCCAGAACGCGATACTCGTGGCTGTCGACA contains:
- a CDS encoding DUF1549 and DUF1553 domain-containing protein, giving the protein MRSWTGLLFLLAIAIATSATRADEPVLDSMTHLAIEPDGGPAGLVVRGADSRLQLLVTGRDSSGRVFDLTTKAEFRSDPEGIVHVDPSGLLTPVMDGETRLTTLIGGLSTSVTVTAAEIREAALVDFRNQVVPIFTKLGCNGGGCHGKSSGQNGFRLSLLGFYPEDDYEFLAREDRGRRVFPAAPARSLLLQKASGQTPHGGGKRMDVDSHEYRVLARWISQGLPPSRDDAPVVTRIRCYPSERVMHRNSAQQVAVLASYSDGRTEDVTRMALFEPNVAELATVNSTGLVATNDLAGEVAIMARYQGQVATFRATIPLGSAPAQQLPIRNFIDEAVARKLNSLGVPASPVCDDATFLRRASIDITGALPTDEQVLAFLNDQDPAKRDKLIDRLLDSPGYADSFANKWNAILRNRKKVDPDAAGTLAFYDWIWNSLNDNKPFDQFSREILTASGDIETSPPVVWYREVPEATQEVEDVAQLFLGIRIQCAKCHHHPFERWSQDDYYGLAAFFSRVGRKNLSGNASVAPRDKRVFHNAGLATAANPRSGRAIKPTPLGDREYTISEDSDPRLRLADWLTSPHNPFFARSLVNRYWKHFFDRGIVEPEDDMRETNPPSNPELLEALSRSFVESGFDLKQLVRTICQSNTYQLSSFPNEFNVKDKQNFSRYYPKRLSAEVLYDGLHQVTNTTQAFNGLPAGTRALELPDLSAATYFLKVFGQPMGETACECERSQAANLAQSLHLLNSTEVHEKVSSPNGRAAILAKDDSRPVEDKVRELYRWVYAREPDPEEVGIALAHLEKHREAPQTAWEDIVWALLNTKEFLFNH
- a CDS encoding calcium/sodium antiporter; translated protein: MSGFLWFTAGMLTLVGGAELVVRGASHVATRLGVSPMVIGLTIVSIGTSAPELAIGITAARHGNGALAVGNIAGTNVFNLLFILSLSAVIRPLSLRVQLFRLELPMIVLSAGLMLGLGLDGNLSRADGFVMLMGGITYMIGLYYFTRVAASATTKKEYREEYGPQAVKWSRKALSFNVAMLLGGITLSVIGANWLVDGATALARAFGVSEAIIGLTIVALGTSAPELVTTLISTLRNDRDVAIGNLLGSSIFNIMVILALTCLLVPGGLPVERDLMLFDVPLMALVAFGAVPIFLTGHRVSRLEGGTGVTLFITYMVWLTCFRA
- a CDS encoding GNAT family N-acetyltransferase, which codes for MSKLPEITTERLLLRPWRRADRPHFAAVNADLRVVECLPGVLTREESDAFVDRIEAHFEKNGFGLWCVEAPGVAECLGFIGLSIPQFETHFTPCVEIGWRLGSQYWGQGYAPEGARAAMEFGFRTLGLHEIVSFTVPHNTRSRRVMEKIGMTRDEAGDFEHPRLAPGHPLRSHVLYRCRNPDGKAV
- a CDS encoding glucuronate isomerase, coding for MTDLSRRLFDELESLVLIDPHTHINPHAPASKTLADIMGYHYYTELAHSAGMPKAYIEDKGITPKEKVGRLVEKLGDLSNTIQVSWLMEICREFFGFQDDAITTKNWEKLYDGALAKMQLADWEQQVLTHSKLEAVFLTNDFDDPLEGFDTKKYIPCLRTDDLVFHFAKPETRARLAKATGIEATSAELLRSAIGKLFAHFTKQGARACAISIPPGFVPMKVSSADAQTVVERAASGGVLTLDQSATLSQFVFWTLAEFCSEHSLPFDLMIGVNRRVYEDGVFQGQDLFDMRVSLIQYKELFNAFPKVTFPISVLGNTSNNELVSYAWIFPNVVTNGHWWYSNIPTYIEVDTRSRLEAVPRSKQVGYYSDMYKLEFALPKFRMYRRVLAKVLAEDFVIGRGWSETKAIELGKQVLRGNVETIFKV
- the murJ gene encoding murein biosynthesis integral membrane protein MurJ, with protein sequence MRANPDSGRLLKWIPSAPPAGLPLLEAQNDDHWTGMDAPPQRRTSLAGFRTVSLLTLASRILGFARDSAMAGVFGLGEILDAFTLAFRIPNLARSLFGEGALTTAFLPEFVATESKSGPDAARRLATAVASRLALLLTGLVIAAEFVLAALHRAADSEYQIRLIELLALMTPYLLLICLAALAGAMLQAQRRFIWPALVPVLLNLWWLAAVAATAMLVVDPERRIRWIAASLLVGGLLQLLLPAAVLRRSGWGMLAADDDARAQSRSVFRAMLPTIVAASISQFNTVLDSLLAWAFASPAAARWTGGQQLVEPGTAAALYFAQRLYQFPLGLIGVAVGTVLYPTLAAHAASRDFSKLKDDLTHGLAVALSVALPASGGLVVLASPVTTVLFQHGRFTADDGLLTARIMAIYGSVAWAAIALFLIQRGFFAVGDRQTPLRTGLTAVAFNLVLTPLGAWLGGGQGLAAATALTTLFHLVISFRLLQRHQISIDWGRLRGRAARSLLATAAMMAICAILLLLMRTASPALRLGVALPAGIVIYLAVARATRLSEPFELLRPRRPGMQSVEGTA